From the genome of Mycobacterium kansasii ATCC 12478:
GTGGTCCGGGTGGTCGTGGTCGGTGCCGTGGTGGTCGTCGGCGGCGTGGTCGTGGTGACGGTGGTGGTGACCGACGCGGGGGTGGGGCGTCCGTGCGCAAGCTGGATGATGCCGTACACGATCAGCGCGATGAGGGCCGCGATCAGTACGCCCCACCCGACCAATGCCAGCGGTTTGCGCCATCCCGGGGTGGGGGGCGTCGGTTGGGGCTGCTGCCCGTATCCGCCCGGGCCGTCACCGTATCCGTAGTTGCCAAAGACCGTCGGGTCGTCGGCGCCGTAATCGGGCGGGTCGTACCTTGCCACGGCCGCAGATGCTAGCCCGCGACGGCCTCCGGCATACGGCAGCCACGCGGACCGTTACCGATCAGCAGCCTTACGGCAGGTTCGGCGGCAGGGTGATCGGCGACGGCATTCCCGGGATGGTGATCACCGAGGGCAACGGTGGCAGATGCGGGAAGTGCCGCGTCGGGGCATGGGTCGGCTGCTGAGCCGGCGGCTGGCCTTGCGGCGTGGTGGCCGGCGGAGCCTCCGCTGTCGTCGTCGGCGATGGCGTCGTTGTGGTCGTGGCCGACTCCACTGTCGTGGTGGTGGTCGTGGGTGCCGTCGTCGTCGTGCTGGTCGGGGTCTGGTTGCTGCCCTGCTGATCACCCATCAGCTGGGTGATGCCGTAGATGATCAGCGCGATCAGGATCAGGCACAGCAGCGCCCAGCCGATCAGCGTCGCTGGCTTGCGGTACCAGGGTTTGGGTTCTTCGTCGAGGTCGGATTGCTCGGGGGGTTCGGATTGGTCGGGCGGCGGGAATTGATCGGGCGGCGGTCCGGGCTGGGCCTGCGGGGGAGGGGCTTGCTGATACGGCTGGTTTGGCGGAGGCCGGCCGGCCGGCGGGTATCCGCGCGCTCCGAAGCCGCCATACTGGGTCGGCTGGTTGTGGAAGTCTTCGGGTGGTCCGTAGCGTGCCACAAAACCGATGGTACTGACGCCGTGGCGCTACCCGGCTCAGAAGGTGTTGACCCGGTCGATGCTGACGAATACGGAGACCATCTGCACGTGAAATTGCCGGGGACCTTTGCTCTTCGTACTGGGACTGGGCCGGTGAACAATGGTATGCCGCCGCAAGGAGGCGGTCGCAGTTGCAGCGACCTTTGCGGCGGCGGCCGTCGCACGGCAGTGGTCCGCTCGAGCGCGACGCGAGGTGATGCTGGCAGAATGCCCGACTTGTTGGCCGTGCGGTCACCTCGGCCGCTGGACAAGCGGCGAGCAACGTGCCATCTCATGCCCGACCTTCAATCTCCGCCCGTCGCGCCAGGGCTGCCCTGTGTGCAGCTCTTCTGAGGTCCGCGTGGACGTGGTCATTCTGCAGCTGCTTGCGTCGAGGCGGGTCGCCCTCTTGAAGCCAGGCATCGAATGCGATTTCCTCCGCGCTGAGATTTTCTGCGGTCCAGTCGTCTTCATCATCGAGAACTGTTTCCACCCAGTCCCGTTGCTGATGCATTTCCCAAAGGACGGGTGCGGTCCCCTTCGCGAGGCTGGGGATGTCTATCTCGAACCTGGTATAGTGCTTTACAATTCGCTGCTGGAGCACATAGATACCGCGGTCACTAAGCGTAGCGATGCGGTCGTCGAGATGCAAAAGTTCAGACGGGGCAGCTGTGACATCTACAAACTTTGCCGCATAGTGCTTGCCATCCAAGAGTTCCGCAAGCGGCATTATCCTCAGGTTCCCGTTCCATCCATTTCCCTGAATGCGGCTATGTTCCTCAACCGGCGCGACAGTGATTCGTGGACGGAGACATGTGCCTTCGCGCATCGAGCAAGGATGCGCGACTATCTGTACTAGTCGCGGCTCGTGTCCGAAGCCTGGCAAGACGACGTCCTTGAAAACATCACCCTGAAAGATAGGCGAGTGCGTGCGACGCTACCGCGCTCGTCATAAAGATGTTCTGGATCAATAGGGTCCATGCCCGTCGTTACTCACCACGTATGCGAATGGAGCGCATCCCGTCCGTATCGCTGAACACCTCGAAGCTGCTGCGGTTAGCGCGCCAGCCGGGTCGTACGCTGTCAAGGATGTGCTCGACGGGTCCGCGCTGCTCAGCAATATCGAAGAGCGCCATATCTTGTCCGTTAAGGTACAGGTCGAGCGGTCGGATGTAGTAACCGGCAGCCAGCGGTAGCTCCATTTCCATCCAAGTTGCAGGGTCGTCAATGTGCGCCTCCTCTTCGAGTGTGTCGAGGAGGGCTGTGAACTTCGCAAGTCGGCTCCGACTTTCGGGAGAAGCGTCATAGCCCTTGCGCCACTTGCGAACTGCCGAAACGCTCACTTCGGCAATCTCAGCGATGTGGGTCCAGGCCATGCCACGCTGATACGCGAGCTCGTTAAGGAGAGCAGGGACATCGTGTTTGCTCTTGTTGCGCGTTCTTTGATCCAAGTTCAGCGCACGGACTTTATTTTGCAAGTCCTGCACTTGCTCACCGGCCAAGTCGGTTTGCGTCCGGAGGTCGTCGACTTCGATTGATAGCGCGCGAGTTCCAATTGGCACTATTGGATAATCTTTGATATCGCCGCCCGCGCTTGTACCGGTACGGGTCAAGCGCGTCATTGCAGCTGCCGTCATGTGGTCCCTCCTCGAAATAGGTTTCGGGCATCCTCCGTAATTGCACGCTGAAACATGGCGCCCGTTGGGTCATGGACAGCCGTGAGGACGTTAGTGACTTCATCCGCGTCCAGTCGAACCACGTCTTGCTCACCAAAGTCGCGAAATCCATCGAAGTCCAGGACAAAGAACGGGCCAGGCTCAAATTGCCCCCGGTTCAGAAACTGTGGTTGAACAACGGGAGTCTGATTTAGTGCAGCGTACTGGAAGTTGAGGCCCTTCCCGTCGCCGAGGTCGAACGTCACGAGCCCCTGCACATTACGTACGGCGACATCGTCGGGACCTATGGTCAGAGGCCTTATGATGCCGTCGTCAATCCACTTGGCCCACGCGCGCACGTCGGTTATGGGTTCTGGCACGCGTACTTCGTCGATGTAGCGAAGACCTACACGCACAAGTGCGGGGCGGACATTTGCATCGATGAGAGCCTCGCATACAGCGGTCACCCCCACACGGAAGTCATCGAATTCGCGGTATGCCGTGGTCTCGCAGATAAACGAAGACGGCGTTATTGTGACTGATTCGGTTCTGGTCGTATTCGTCAACACGACCCGGCGCTCCTGTTCCACCTGGGGAAGAACACCTGGACCAAGGCTTCCGACATTGAACGTGACACTGGTCTGCGGAGTGTTGAGTGGGAAGCGATCCTCCAATGCGATTGCTACCGCGTCAAGTGTTTCCTGCTGTCGCAGACGCGGGGAGTCGGTGAATCGAATCTCAGTTGTGACCAGCGCCAGTGGCGCCTTGGGGAAGACCTCCCGGTTGGGGTACATGCCTAAGTCAACCTATCTGCTCCAGCCAAGTTAGACGCGTACCAGAATACGTACTCAGAACTATACCAAAATGAACACTCAACCCGTGCGCGACGTCGGCTCCTGCACCCATCGACGTGGCATCGAATGTCACCACCAAACCGCGCGGCAAGTCGAAGCTTGCGGATGGCGATGCTCATCAACCAAGAGCTTCTGGAAAGGGGCCGATAACAGCTTTGTCTCCATCTGTTGACTCGAACCGTGTCAAAGGATCACGTGGTGACCGCCCGTCTGACCGAGCTATGACACATCTACAGGTAGCGGAGGTCATACACCACTTGCTTGGACGAAGGCAGTTGCTGGCCGGGTCAACTTTCCGGACTGTACTGACGCCGTGGCGCTTCCCAGCTCAGAAGGTGTTGACCCGGTCGATGCTGACGAACATGCCATGCCCGGTGCTGTTGTTCTGGAAGCGGGTGCCATCGGCGGTGGAGGTGATGGTCCAGCCCTGCGCGTCGTAGGTCTTGTAGTCGATGGTGACGGTCGGGATCGCGCCGAGATTGCCGAGGACCCACTGCACGGTGCCGGCGGCGGTGATGTGCACGCCGTTGGCATGCTCGCCGTCTTTGATCGGGGAATTGGTGAACGGCGCCTCGCAGCCGACGCTGTCTTTGTTGATCTGGCAGCGGGTCTGGCCGGATTTGGTTTCGATGAAGACGTAACCGTTCTGGTCGGGCGGCAACGGAATGGCACCGGCCGGCGTAGTCGGGCTCGGCGTTGTCGGCGGTAGCGGCGCCGTGCCGCTCGGTGGCGAGGTACTGGGCCGCGACGTCGGGAACGACGGCTCGATTGGCCCAGCACCCGGTCCGGCGATCGGCCTGCCGTCAATAGTGGAATCGCATCCGGCGCCGAGCGCACCCGCCGCCAGCAGGGCCGCCCCGATCTGTAATAACCGCACGCGCTACTCCCGAGATTCTCAAAGACCAAAACTCAGATTACGCAGCAGGTGACGCAAGTTACCGCAGTGACGCGCCTTCGGCTTCGGTGTGGCCTATTACTTCAGCGGCCCGGCGTGCGGCCGCGACGATGCCCTGGTAGCCGGTACATCGGCAGAAGTTCCCGGACAGGGCTTCGCGTATCTGGTCGTCGGAGGGCTGGGGATTGTCGTTCAAGAGCGCGGTAATCGACATGACGAAACCGGGCGTGCAAAAGCCGCATTGCAGTCCATGGCACTCCCGCAGCGCCGATTGCACCGGCGAAAGCTCGCCGCCGGGGGATGCGACACCCTCCACCGTCGTCACCTCCATGCCGTCGGCCTGGACCGCGAACAGCAGGCACGAGCGCACGGCAGCGCCGTCCAGCAACACCGTGCACGCGCCGCACGCACCGTGTTCGCACCCGAGATGAGTGCCGGTGAGCCCACATTTGTCACGCAGGAAGTCCGCCAACGTCATCCGCGGTTCAACGCTGGCGGCGACGGAATTTCCGTTGACCGAGAACTGGACTGATCGCTCATGCATAACTGGCTCCGACGGTTGCTTGCTGGGCTCCTTGGGTCCAGGCACGCGCCGTCATGGCGGCACCCACCCGGCTGCGGTACGACGCCGACCCTTGCAGGTCCGACGGAATGTCGTCGAGTTCCGACATGGCCGCCCGGCCGATTTCCTCGGGTATCACCTCGTGCAGCGGCATGCCGGTGACCGCGGTTTCGGTCGCCGTCGCGCGCTTGGGCGTGGCGCCCAGACCCAGCAACCCGATCGCGCAGCGCGACACCCGGTCATGGTCGTCGAGCCGCACCCCGACGACTGCCCCGGCGATCGCGAAATCGCCGTGCCGGCGCGCAAATTCGCGTATCGCAAAGCCGGATCGGCCATTCCACACCGGAAACCGGACGCCGGTGAGCACCTCGTCGGGCTCCATGGTGGTTTCCCACAGGCCGGCGAAGAAGTCCGCGGCAGCGATCTCTCGTCGCCCTCGCGGCGAAAGCACCTCCATCACCGCGTCCAGGGCCAGTGCCACCGCCGGGTATTCACCGGCGGCATCGGCATGAGCGATCGATCCGCCCAGGGTGCCGCGGTTGCGGATCTGGAAGTGCCCGACGAACGGCGTCGCCAAGTTCAGCAACGGAACCGATTGGCGCACTTGCGCATCGGCACCAACCACGGCCTCGGTGGTTCCCGCTCCGATCCACAGTTGGTCGCCGCGGGCTTCGATACCGTGCAACTCGGGCAGCCGGGATATGTCGATGAGATGATCGAAGTAGGCCAGCCGCATCGACAACATCGGCACCAGACTTTGGCCTCCGGCAAGGATTTTCGCGTCTTCACCGAGTTCGGCCAGCTGGCCCACGGCCGCTTCGACCGTGTCGGGGCGGTGGTAGTCGAACGCTGCGGGCTTCACCGCGACGCCTCTTCCAATAGCGAGACGATCGACGCCGGACTGGCCGGCAGCCGGGTCATGGCTACGCCCAGCGGCGCCAGGGCATCATTGATCGCGTTGATCACTGCTGGCACCGATCCGATGGCCCCGCCTTCGCCGACGCCCTTGTATCCGCCCGGGCCCGGGCCCGGGATTTCGACGTGCCCGTATTCGATCAGCGGCACCTCGGTGGCGGTCGGCAGCAGATAGTCGACGAATGTCGTTGCCAGCGGGTTGCCGTCGTCGTCGTAGACGAGGTTTTCCAGCAGTGCGCCGCCGATCCCCTGTACCGTTCCGCCGGCGATCTGTCCTTCCACGATCGCCGGGTTGATCATCGGCCCGACGTCTTCGCTGACGATGTAGCGCAGCAGCGTGACTTTGCCGGTCGCGGTGTCGACTTCGCAGGTGCAGGCGTGCGTCGCGTTGGCCCAGTGAATCGGGTTGGGCGAGTTGAACCGAGCGGTCGCCTCCAAATTGGGCGACATTCCCGCGGGCAACTGCTGCGGTGAGTAGTAGGCCACGTCAGCCAGTTCGCCGAAAGTCACCTGCCGGGATGGATCGCCGCGTACGGCGGCGCGCGAATGGCCCAGTTCCACTTCGGATTCGGCCACCTTCAGGCGATGTGCGGCCAGCTTGACGATCTTTTCGCGCAGCATGGTCCCCGCCTCGCTGACGGCCCCGGCGGTCATCGGTCCGCTACGGCTGCCCTGGGTCCCGGCCCCGTACGGCGTGGTCGCGGTGTCGCCCTGGATGGTGCCCACGTCATCAAAATCCGCCCCCAGCACGTCGGCGGTCAGCTGAATAACGGTGGTTTCCAAGCTGTTTCCGCTCGAGCCGCCGTTGACGTAGACCGTGATCTTGCCGGTTGGTTCCATCCGGATGGTGGCGCCCTCGGTAGCCATGTGACCGGTGGCAGCGCCCGTGGCTTCGATGTAGGCCGAGAAGCCGAGGCCCAGGTAGCGCCCGTGCGTCAAGGCCTCGGCCTGTTCCTTGCGGAAACCCTCGTGGTCAACGATTTTCACGGCCTGTTCGAACGTCTCGATCGGAGCGACGTGGTCGTAGGGCATGCCGGTGGGGCTGAAGTACGGCATCTCGTCACGGTGCAGCAGATTGCGCCGGCGCAGCTCGACGGGATCGATGTTCATCTTGCGCGCGGCGATGTCGAGAAGTATCTCGCGCGCGAAGCTTTCGAACTGCCATGGACCGCGGTAGGCCGCCAACCCCGCCGTGTTGGAGAAGACCGTCTTGTAGTTGAAGCTGGCCTTGGGCACCCGGTACGGCCCCGGGAAGAACATTCCGATGGCGGCCGTGGTCAACACCGGGTAAGGCGTCGGATAAGCCCCGATGTCCTGGACGAAGTCGATGTCGGCGGCCGCGATGTTGCCCTCGTCGTCGAACGCCATCCTGGCCCTGCCGTCGACGTGGCGCGCCTGCCCGGCCGACATCAGGTTCTCGCGCCTGTCCTCGATCCACTTGAGCGCCGCGGGCACCTTCCGGGCGGCCAGCATGATGCACATGTCTTCGCGCATCGGGACGACCTTCTGGCCGAAGCCGCCGCCGGTGTCCCGCGCGATAACCCGAACCCGTTGTGCCGCAATGCCTAACAGGCGGGCACAGAACGCGCGCAGTTCGTGCGGAGTCTGGGTCGACGCCCAGACGGTCAGTTCTCCGGAAGCCGCCAACCACTCGACCACCAGGCCGCGGGTCTCGATCGGCACGGGCAGGTAGATCTGCTGGTATAGGTGCTCTTCCACGACGTAAGGCGAAGTGGCGAAAATGCTTTCATCGGGCGGCGCCCCGCCCATCCCGCCGGCCACGTTGTTCGGGTAGCTGTCGTGCACCAGCACATCGGCGGACTGCGCCCGCCTGAAGTCGACGACTGCCGGCAATGGCTCGTAGTCGACGTCGACCAGTTCGAGCGCGTCCTCGGCCAGGTAGCGGTTCTCGGCGACGACCAAGGCAACCGGGTCGCCGACGAACTTCGCTTCGCCTTGGGCCAGCGGGGGCCGCGGCGTGTCCGGGATGTCCTTACCCGCGACGGCGTGCCAGGCCTCTCGGACATCCGGATTGAGGTCCGCGGCGGTGAACACCGCGTGGACGCCGGGCAGTGCCAGCGCTGCCGAGGCGTCGATGCTGTTGATCCGGGCCCGCGCGAACGGGCTGCGCACGAAGCAGGCGTGCAGCATGCCGGGCCGCGAGATGTCGTCGACGAAGCTGCCGTGCCCGGTCAGCAGCCGGCTGTCTTCGACGCGCTGCACGCGGGTGCCGGCGTAGCGGGGCGCCGGGGTAGCGCTGGTCCCCTGCAAGTCCTGAGTCATGGTGCTCCATCTGGTTGTCGCCTTCTGAGAAGCCCAATGTCATCATATGAGAGTGGCATTATCGGAGTCGATAGTCATCGGACTCCTCCTAGCCGCAGGTGCCGGGCGGCGGTATGGACGTCCGAAGGTCCTCGTGGAAGGTTGGCTCGAGGCCGCGCTGGATGCGCTGGCGGGCGGTGGTTGCACCGAAGTCGTCGTGGTTCTCGGTGCTGCCCAGGTGACGGTCCCGCCCGGTGTCACCGCGATTACCGCTGCGGATTGGCAACAGGGGCTGAGCGCGTCGGTGCGCGCCGGCCTTGCGCAGGCCGATCGGATGTACGCGGACTACGCCGTCTTACACGTCGTCGATACACCCGATGTCGACGCCTCGGTGGTGGCGCGAGTGGTCAACCGCGCGTTGGCGTCCCGCAGTGGTCTGGCGCGGGCGTACTTCGGCGAACGGCCCGGACATCCGGTGGTTATCGCCCGCGGGCATTGGCCGGCAGTGCTGGGCGCGATCTCGGGGGACCGAGGGGCGGCCGCTTATTTGCGTAGGGCGCAGGGGGTCGAGGTCGTCGACTGTGGCGACCTCGCCAGCGGCGTCGACATCGACGAACCGCTGTGAAGCGCTATTGGGTGGGCTGGGTCGTTTCTGCGGTGTGGTGGGCGGTGGTCAGCACGCGGTGACGCACCAGATACCAGCCGCCGATGAGGGCGGGGATGCCCACCAGCATCGCGGCGAGCATCCAGCGTCCGTATGTCTGGTTGAACAGCATCAGGATCAGGACGGCCGCCAGGAAAACCAGGGTGAGCCAGCCGCTGTAGGGGGATAGTGGCATCCGGAAATGCGGGCGCTGCAACGTCCCGGCGGTCGTCAAACGGTGAAATCGCAATTGGCACGCCACGATGGTCGCCCAGGCCACGATGACTCCGGTTGCGGCGATATGCAGCACGATCTCGAAGGCCTGGCTCGGTTTGATGGCGTTGAGGACGATGCCGAACAGGCCAATTCCGGCGGTGAGCAGGATTCCGCCATAGGGCACACCGTTCTTCGACATCGGTGCGGTGAATCTCGGGCCGCTGCCGTTGATGGCCATCGATCGCAGGATCCGTCCCGTGGAATACAGGCCGGCGTTCAGGCTCGAGAGTGCGGCGGTGAGCACCACGAGGTTCATCAGGCTGCCGCCCCCGGCAAAACCGATCTTGGAAAAGAAGGTGACGAACGGGCTGACGTGTTCTCGGTAGGCGGTATAGGGCAGCAGTAGCGCCAGCAGGATGGTTGAGCCGATGTAGAACACCGCGATACGGAACACCACCGAGTTGATCGCCCGCGGCATGACCTTTTCCGGCTCGGCCGCTTCCCCGGCGGCGATCCCGACCAGTTCGACGGCGGCGTAGGCGAACACCACCCCGGACGTGACAAGCACCAGCGGCAGCAGCCCGGCCGGCAGCAGTCCGCCGTGGCTGCTCCACAGCGATACCCCGGTCTGCTGACCGTCGACTTTGAAACGTCCGGCCAGGAAAACCGTCCCGACGACAAGGAACACCACCAGCGCCAGCACCTTGACCAAGGCGGCCCAAAATTCCAATTCCCCGAAGAGGCGCACCGAGATCAGATTCATCGACAACACCACCAGCAGCGCGCTCAACGCGAGTGCCCATTGCGGAATCACGTGAAACGCCGTCCAGTAATGGAAGTAGTGTGCGATCGCCGTGGTGTCGACTATCCCGGTCATGGCCCAGTTCAGGAAGTACATCCAGCCGGCCACGAAAGCCGCTTTCTCGCCGAAGAATTCGCGGGCGTAAGACACGAACGATCCGGACGACGGGCGATGCAGCACCAGTTCGCCCAGCGCGCGCAGGATCAGGAAGACGAAAATCCCGCAGACCCCGTAGACCAGGAACAACCCCGGTCCTGCCGACGCGAGCCGGCCGCCGGCGCCGAGGAAAAGTCCGGTTCCGATGGCGCCGCCGAGCGCGATCATCTGCAGCTGCCGATTGTTGAGGGTTTTGTGGTAACCGGAGTCTTCGCGGGTAAGCATGCTAGGAGGCGGTGCCATCGAATTCCCTATCGCCGTAGCTTGCGGAAACGCCGCGAGACTGGGTGCCAGGCTATCCCACGAGCGCCAGGTAACGCATGATGCATGGGAGCGCTGAGCGGCGGGCGGATTTTCACTGTGGTTTGGTGGCGACGAGTGTGTGCTGAGGGCGAGCCGGAGTGCAGGAACTCGACCCTCGGCTCACGCTCGGCGCCGTAAACGCACACTCGCCGAACATGCGATAAGTGGTCTTCACCGCGTCGCGCCCCTCGGCGGCCTCCACCAGGCAAACCGCATAGGCCGGCATCCG
Proteins encoded in this window:
- a CDS encoding TIGR04255 family protein codes for the protein MYPNREVFPKAPLALVTTEIRFTDSPRLRQQETLDAVAIALEDRFPLNTPQTSVTFNVGSLGPGVLPQVEQERRVVLTNTTRTESVTITPSSFICETTAYREFDDFRVGVTAVCEALIDANVRPALVRVGLRYIDEVRVPEPITDVRAWAKWIDDGIIRPLTIGPDDVAVRNVQGLVTFDLGDGKGLNFQYAALNQTPVVQPQFLNRGQFEPGPFFVLDFDGFRDFGEQDVVRLDADEVTNVLTAVHDPTGAMFQRAITEDARNLFRGGTT
- a CDS encoding (2Fe-2S)-binding protein, producing MHERSVQFSVNGNSVAASVEPRMTLADFLRDKCGLTGTHLGCEHGACGACTVLLDGAAVRSCLLFAVQADGMEVTTVEGVASPGGELSPVQSALRECHGLQCGFCTPGFVMSITALLNDNPQPSDDQIREALSGNFCRCTGYQGIVAAARRAAEVIGHTEAEGASLR
- a CDS encoding FAD binding domain-containing protein, encoding MKPAAFDYHRPDTVEAAVGQLAELGEDAKILAGGQSLVPMLSMRLAYFDHLIDISRLPELHGIEARGDQLWIGAGTTEAVVGADAQVRQSVPLLNLATPFVGHFQIRNRGTLGGSIAHADAAGEYPAVALALDAVMEVLSPRGRREIAAADFFAGLWETTMEPDEVLTGVRFPVWNGRSGFAIREFARRHGDFAIAGAVVGVRLDDHDRVSRCAIGLLGLGATPKRATATETAVTGMPLHEVIPEEIGRAAMSELDDIPSDLQGSASYRSRVGAAMTARAWTQGAQQATVGASYA
- a CDS encoding xanthine dehydrogenase family protein molybdopterin-binding subunit, yielding MTQDLQGTSATPAPRYAGTRVQRVEDSRLLTGHGSFVDDISRPGMLHACFVRSPFARARINSIDASAALALPGVHAVFTAADLNPDVREAWHAVAGKDIPDTPRPPLAQGEAKFVGDPVALVVAENRYLAEDALELVDVDYEPLPAVVDFRRAQSADVLVHDSYPNNVAGGMGGAPPDESIFATSPYVVEEHLYQQIYLPVPIETRGLVVEWLAASGELTVWASTQTPHELRAFCARLLGIAAQRVRVIARDTGGGFGQKVVPMREDMCIMLAARKVPAALKWIEDRRENLMSAGQARHVDGRARMAFDDEGNIAAADIDFVQDIGAYPTPYPVLTTAAIGMFFPGPYRVPKASFNYKTVFSNTAGLAAYRGPWQFESFAREILLDIAARKMNIDPVELRRRNLLHRDEMPYFSPTGMPYDHVAPIETFEQAVKIVDHEGFRKEQAEALTHGRYLGLGFSAYIEATGAATGHMATEGATIRMEPTGKITVYVNGGSSGNSLETTVIQLTADVLGADFDDVGTIQGDTATTPYGAGTQGSRSGPMTAGAVSEAGTMLREKIVKLAAHRLKVAESEVELGHSRAAVRGDPSRQVTFGELADVAYYSPQQLPAGMSPNLEATARFNSPNPIHWANATHACTCEVDTATGKVTLLRYIVSEDVGPMINPAIVEGQIAGGTVQGIGGALLENLVYDDDGNPLATTFVDYLLPTATEVPLIEYGHVEIPGPGPGGYKGVGEGGAIGSVPAVINAINDALAPLGVAMTRLPASPASIVSLLEEASR
- a CDS encoding nucleotidyltransferase family protein, producing MALSESIVIGLLLAAGAGRRYGRPKVLVEGWLEAALDALAGGGCTEVVVVLGAAQVTVPPGVTAITAADWQQGLSASVRAGLAQADRMYADYAVLHVVDTPDVDASVVARVVNRALASRSGLARAYFGERPGHPVVIARGHWPAVLGAISGDRGAAAYLRRAQGVEVVDCGDLASGVDIDEPL
- a CDS encoding amino acid permease, coding for MAPPPSMLTREDSGYHKTLNNRQLQMIALGGAIGTGLFLGAGGRLASAGPGLFLVYGVCGIFVFLILRALGELVLHRPSSGSFVSYAREFFGEKAAFVAGWMYFLNWAMTGIVDTTAIAHYFHYWTAFHVIPQWALALSALLVVLSMNLISVRLFGELEFWAALVKVLALVVFLVVGTVFLAGRFKVDGQQTGVSLWSSHGGLLPAGLLPLVLVTSGVVFAYAAVELVGIAAGEAAEPEKVMPRAINSVVFRIAVFYIGSTILLALLLPYTAYREHVSPFVTFFSKIGFAGGGSLMNLVVLTAALSSLNAGLYSTGRILRSMAINGSGPRFTAPMSKNGVPYGGILLTAGIGLFGIVLNAIKPSQAFEIVLHIAATGVIVAWATIVACQLRFHRLTTAGTLQRPHFRMPLSPYSGWLTLVFLAAVLILMLFNQTYGRWMLAAMLVGIPALIGGWYLVRHRVLTTAHHTAETTQPTQ